In Pseudopipra pipra isolate bDixPip1 chromosome 5, bDixPip1.hap1, whole genome shotgun sequence, the following proteins share a genomic window:
- the LOC135414770 gene encoding arg8-vasotocin receptor-like produces MKNFSFPMQDNTYQTESPSHRFPSPTNQSDPVGRPERDEQLAQVEIAVLGIIFLTASVGNFILILVLWRRRKKLSRMYVFMLHLSIADLVVAFFQVLPQLIWDITDVFIGPDFLCRIIKYLQLLGMFASTYMIVVMTVDRYQAVCYPMVTFQKKRALWNIPIFTSWFIALILSLPQVFIFSKTEISPGIFECWGEFIQPWGPRAYVTWIFVVIFFIPSAILITCQVKICKIIRRNICVKKQNECEATNQKQVLPSRASSVNCISKAMIKTVKMTVVTVVAYVLCWSPFFIAQLWSVWFPSVMTEGSAFTIIMLLGNLNSCTNPWIYMYFCGHIPYCTNKQVENTSAQEESTKYGCPAGKRNGFRASRKRRRWMKAVPEPDRNGKSL; encoded by the exons ATGaagaatttttcatttcctatgCAGGATAACACATATCAGACCGAGAGTCCTTCTCACAGATTCCCGAGTCCGACAAATCAGTCAGATCCTGTTGGAAGACCAGAAAGAGATGAACAATTAGCTCAAGTAGAGATTGCTGTACTGGGGATCATATTTCTGACAGCATCTGTGGGCAATTTTATTCTCATACTGGTGCTGTGGCGAAGAAGAAAGAAGCTCTCTAGGATGTATGTGTTCATGCTTCACCTCAGCATTGCTGATTTAGTGGTAGCCTTTTTTCAAGTTCTGCCTCAACTCATATGGGATATTACAGATGTTTTCATAGGCCCAGATTTCTTGTGCAGAATTATCAAGTACCTACAATTGCTGGGCATGTTTGCCTCTACTTATATGATAGTGGTCATGACAGTGGACAGATATCAAGCAGTTTGCTACCCTATGGTCACATTCCAAAAGAAGAGAGCTCTCTGGAACATCCCTATTTTCACCAGCTGGTTTATAGCACTGATTCTTAGCCTACCACAGGTATTTATCTTTTCTAAGACTGAAATATCTCCAGGTATCTTTGAATGTTGGGGTGAATTTATTCAACCATGGGGCCCAAGGGCATATGTGACTTGGATTTTTGTAGTTATATTCTTCATTCCCTCAGCCATTCTTATCACATGCCAGGTTAAGATTTGCAAAATAATCAGAAGAAATATATGTGTGAAAAAACAGAATGAATGTGAAGCAACAAATCAGAAGCAAGTCCTGCCATCCCGAGCGAGCAGTGTGAACTGTATTTCAAAGGCTATGATCAAGACAGTAAAAATGACAGTGGTGACAGTTGTTGCATATGTGCTCTGTTGGTCACCTTTCTTCATTGCACAGCTGTGGTCTGTGTGGTTCCCCAGTGTCATGACTGAAG GTTCAGCATTCACCATTATCATGCTCCTTGGCAATTTAAATAGTTGCACCAACCCATGGATTTACATGTATTTCTGTGGCCACATTCCATATTGCACAAATAAGCAAGTGGAGAATACCTCAGCTCAAGAGGAATCG ACCAAATACGGCTGTCCAGCTGGCAAGAGGAATGGATTTCGGGCAAGTAGGAAGAGAAGGAGGTGGATGAAGGCAGTACCAGAGCCAGACAGGAATGGGAAGAGTCTATGA